In a single window of the Manis javanica isolate MJ-LG chromosome 16, MJ_LKY, whole genome shotgun sequence genome:
- the LOC118968406 gene encoding histone H3.1, producing MARTKQTARKSTGGKAPRKQLATKAARKSAPATGGVKKPHRYRPGTVALREIRRYQKSTELLIRKLPFQRLVREIAQDFKTDLRFQSSAVMALQEACEAYLVGLFEDTNLCAIHAKRVTIMPKDIQLARRIRGERA from the coding sequence ATGGCTCGGACGAAGCAGACGGCTCGCAAGTCCACCGGCGGTAAGGCCCCGCGCAAGCAGCTGGCTACCAAGGCGGCTCGTAAGAGTGCGCCGGCTACGGGCGGCGTGAAGAAGCCCCACCGCTACCGGCCCGGCACGGTGGCGCTGCGCGAGATCCGCCGCTACCAGAAGTCCACCGAACTGCTGATACGCAAACTGCCTTTCCAGCGGCTGGTTCGCGAGATCGCGCAGGACTTCAAGACCGACCTGCGCTTCCAGAGCTCGGCCGTGATGGCGCTGCAGGAGGCGTGCGAGGCCTACCTGGTGGGGCTTTTCGAGGACACCAACCTGTGCGCCATCCACGCCAAGCGTGTCACCATCATGCCCAAGGACATTCAGCTGGCGCGTCGCATCCGTGGAGAGAGAGCTTGA
- the LOC108400176 gene encoding histone H2A type 1-E, translating to MSGRGKQGGKARAKAKTRSSRAGLQFPVGRVHRLLRKGNYAERVGAGAPVYLAAVLEYLTAEILELAGNAARDNKKTRIIPRHLQLAIRNDEELNKLLGRVTIAQGGVLPNIQAVLLPKKTESHHKAKGK from the coding sequence ATGTCAGGCCGTGGTAAGCAAGGCGGCAAAGCTCGCGCCAAGGCCAAGACCAGGTCTTCGCGGGCCGGGCTGCAGTTTCCCGTGGGCCGCGTGCACCGGCTGCTCCGCAAAGGCAACTACGCCGAGCGGGTCGGGGCCGGCGCGCCCGTGTACCTGGCGGCGGTGCTGGAGTACCTAACGGCCGAGATCCTGGAGCTGGCGGGCAACGCGGCCCGCGACAACAAGAAGACGCGCATCATCCCGCgccacctgcagctggccatccGCAATGACGAGGAGCTCAACAAGCTGCTGGGCCGCGTGACCATCGCTCAGGGCGGCGTCCTGCCCAACATCCAGGCCGTGCTGCTGCCCAAGAAGACCGAGAGCCACCACAAGGCCAAGGGAAAGTAA